In Bombus pascuorum chromosome 13, iyBomPasc1.1, whole genome shotgun sequence, a single genomic region encodes these proteins:
- the LOC132913750 gene encoding zinc finger protein 37 homolog, whose translation MNWEISCADMCRACMKVDGVLLPMYDDDTISQKNLPNKLAELASIQIDRFDGLPNMLCAKCAYRTDAFYDFKLQVQATERKLRKMFETQIRYNIKEEAVGNDFEQDCSEQLDELLEIKLLDNKEDIRPTNGTDSSEEFLSDRITINDKEEQALELDVSELVEENGEFNKASISGLKGIIISKLSGAEINQDKRLKNEIPDEISKILESQQLDYTIMYIPEEVSLEHVEHVNTQNTLPCDTVIKLHDSKKITEADCNGKRLHETADTGEFLNAVPNEKIVESRVEDNNISDDEGAWKPTISEEKSMKRLNEKNARKHSSELNQQAEESDESDSDYFVDPKDNILGSLNDTITRIKEIKLGDAIQYQCTLCLQNYDKLTGVLLHTIDNHVPSSGPFFCVVCEKDCQSHRELRAHVKTHRGQFPYSCFICNKAYTMKRYLKRHMVCHTEFHRHRCPKCGLRFKVKSELEAHITTHIRGAPYSCSQCPRLFNHKGNYKRHLITHLDPQGLHLPKYPCKVCGKRFLNNRTLETHMRVHTGEKPFKCDICGRSFSQQGNLLNHVRIHSNPRSYTCEVCGKQFNQRATLRDHSLLHTGEKPYVCNVCGIAFTFSAALRRHMWTHTGGKPFGCEICSARFVGKYDLRRHMRIHTDRPRTKRRKNMIKSNNEQEAIKEEDVTVSEHPDTESVLIEQVLLTQNVTQVVQQESEKENVDALFNLIQYG comes from the exons ATGAATTGGGAAATTAGCTGTGCCGATATGTGTCGAGCGTGCATGAAAGTTGACGGCGTTCTTCTTCCTATGTACGATGACGACACGATTAGTCAAAAAAATTTGCCTAATAAACTTGCGGAACTTGCATCGATACAG atTGACAGGTTTGATGGATTACCAAATATGCTTTGTGCAAAGTGTGCTTATCGCACAGATGCATTTTATGATTTCAAGCTGCAAGTTCAAGCTACTGAAAGGAAACTCCgcaaaatgtttgaaacacAAATCCGCTATAACATAAAG GAGGAGGCAGTGGGCAATGATTTTGAACAAGACTGTTCAGAACAATTAGACGAATTGTTAGAAATTAAACTATTAGATAACAAAGAAGATATTAGGCCTACCAATGGTACGGATAGTTCGGAAGAATTTTTATCGGATCGAATTACTATAAACGACAAAGAAGAGCAAGCGTTGGAGCTCGACGTATCCGAACTGGTAGAAGAAAATGGCGAATTTAACAAGGCTAGCATATCTGGATTGAAAGGTATTATAATTTCGAAGTTGTCAGGGGCAGAGATCAATCAAGACAAACGACTGAAGAACGAGATACCtgatgaaatttcgaaaattttggAATCCCAGCAGCTTGATTATACCATAATGTATATACCGGAAGAGGTTTCTTTAGAGCATGTAGAGCACGTGAATACCCAGAATACGCTTCCTTGCGATACTGTGATCAAATTACATGATAGCAAAAAGATTACCGAGGCTGATTGTAATGGGAAGCGCCTACACGAGACGGCGGACACGGGAGAATTTCTAAATGCCGTGCCTAACGAGAAAATTGTGGAATCAAGGGTGGAAGATAATAATATCAGCGACGACGAGGGGGCCTGGAAACCTACGATTTCGGAAGAAAAATCCATGAAAAGACTAAATGAGAAAAACGCACGAAAACATTCGTCGGAATTGAATCAACAGGCGGAAGAGAGCGATGAATCTGATTCTGATTATTTTGTTGACCCGAAAGATAATATACTAGGTAGCTTGAATGATACAATAACGAGAATAAAGGAGATAAAACTGGGAGACGCGATACAGTATCAATGTACTCTGTGTTTACAAAACTACGATAAGCTGACGGGTGTCTTGTTACATACTATAGATAATCATGTTCCGAGTAGCGGTCCGTTCTTTTGTGTGGTATGCGAGAAAGACTGCCAGAGTCACAGAGAATTGCGTGCGCATGTTAAAACACATAGAGGCCAGTTTCCTTATTCCTGTTTCATATGTAACAAAGCATACACGATGAAGAGGTATTTAAAGAGACATATGGTGTGTCACACGGAGTTTCATAGGCATCGATGTCCAAAATGCGGCCTCAGATTCAAAGTTAAGTCAGAGTTGGAAGCTCATATTACAACACACATACGCGGTGCGCCTTATTCCTGTAGTCAATGCCCACGACTGTTCAACCACAAAGGTAACTATAAGCGGCATTTGATTACACACTTGGATCCGCAAGGTCTTCACTTACCCAAATATCCCTGTAAAGTTTGTGGAAAAAGATTTCTAAATAATCGCACTTTAGAGACACATATGCGCGTTCACACAGGTGAAAAACCGTTTAAATGCGATATATGTGGACGATCGTTCTCTCAACAAGGAAATTTGTTGAATCATGTAAGAATCCACTCAAACCCGCGAAGCTACACGTGCGAGGTTTGCGGAAAGCAATTCAACCAAAGGGCCACTCTGAGAGATCATAGTCTTCTACACACTGGAGAAAAACCATATGTTTGTAATGTTTGTGGAATAGCGTTTACTTTTAGCGCAGCGTTGAGACGCCACATGTGGACTCATACTGGTGGAAAACCATTCGGATGTGAAATTTGTAGCGCTCGTTTCGTGGGCAAATATGATTTACGACGACATATGAGGATACACACGGATAGACCgagaacgaaacgaagaaaaaacaTGATCAAGTCGAACAATGAACAGGAAGCaattaaagaagaagatgTTACAGTTTCTGAACATCCTGATACAGAGTCCGTTTTAATAGAACAAGTTTTgttaacgcaaaacgttacgCAAGTTGTACAACAAGAGTCTGAGAAGGAAAATGTCGATGCTCTTTTTAATCTTATACAATATGGTTAA